The nucleotide window CCTTTTCTTGTCTTATCTTTCTTAGCTTTTCCTCTTGAGCTTGATACTGCTCCCTTTTCGCCCTTAAGGACCTTTCCTCCTCTTTTAACATTTTTTGATAGTCTTCCTTCTTCATAAGAGATTCACTCATGTTTGACTTAACCCTTTCTCCCTCCTCTTTGAGCCTTTTCATGTCTTCCCTTACCCTTTCCCTTTTAAGCTCCAGCTCCCTTATCTTTAACTCCATCCTTGAAAGCTCTTTCCTTGCCTCCTCCAAACGGGAGAAAAGCTCCTTAAGTTTTTCTTCTATTTTTTCCATCTCCTCAAGAGAAACCCTTAGGCTTTCTTCTTTTTCCTTCAGGCTTTTCCAGAGAAGGTTTGTGGACCCTTCTAATTCCAAAAGCTCCATGTTTTGTCCTTCAATATCCCTAAGAAGCTCTTCCTCCTCCCTTTTTATGGACTCTTCTTGAGCTTCCAAAGAGACTATTTGTTCCTGTGTGAAGATTATCTCTCGCTCAAGGTCTTCAATCCTCTTTCTACGTTTTTCTATTTCTTGGTTAAGGTTTTCTATGGTTTGTGATAGTCTACCAACCTTCTCTTTGTATGGAAAGAGAGAATCATTTATGCTCCTTAGCTCCTCTTCTAACAGGATAAGCCTTTCTTCGTATTCTCTAAGCATATCTTTTAGCCTTTCCAGTTCCTTCTCCTTTTGAGCCATAGCTTGAGATTTATCATGCAAAGACCTCTGCAGGTCATAGGCGGTCTTTAAGTAAAGCCTTATTTCCAGCTCTCTTTTCTTTTCCTCCAAGCCTTTGTAAATACTTAGTCTTTTTAGCTCCTCTTTTAGTCTCTCCATCTGGACTTCCATCTCATCTAAGAGAAGCCTCAGTTCCCTCAACTTTAGCTCTACCTCTCCAAGGTCCGTAAGAGCCTTTTGCTTTTTCTCTTCGTATTCTTCAATACCTGCTATTTCTTCCAAAAGCTTTCTTCTTTCTACAGGCGTCATCTTCAAAAACCTTACTATGTCTCCTTGAAGCACCACATTGTAGGCGTTTTCGTATATGCCAGCTTTAGAGAGAAAGTCCATCAAATCCCTTTCTCTTACCACCGCACCGTTTATTCTAAAGACCGTTCGCCCATCCTGATAGACCTTTCTTGATATAACTATATCCTCTTCTTGAAGAGGGAAAAGCCCGTAGTTTTTAAAGTGCACCTCCACATAGGCATAATCCGCCCTATCAGAGTTTTTTGAGTATATAAGGTAGGAGAGGTTTTTTGCCCTAAGGGTCTTTGCGGTAGCTATGCCAAGGCAAAAGGATATAGCATCGCCTATATTAGACTTACCTGCACCATTTGGACCAACAATACTTATAAAACCCTGACCTAAGGGTATTTCTATCCTATCCTTTCCATAGGATTTAAAGCCCTCTAAGGTTATTTTTTCTATCCAAGCCTTCACGAATTAATAGTATAATTAAAGGCGGTATGAGGTTAAGAATTAAAAAGTTAAGTGGTTTATCTTGCATAACTGAATTAGAAAGATGGTAGCGGAGCTATTGATAGCACTATACTGTGGTTCTCTCTTTACCATAACCTTTTTGGTAGCACCTGTCCTTCTTAGGGTTGATAAAAACAAAGACTTCGCAGGAGGGCTTTACGGAAGGGTGCTTTGGAGGTTTTACAAGGTTGCCTTTCTCATACTTTTGTTTTATCTTATCTTAAGTGATGCAAAGCTTGATGGTATACTTCTTATGCTGGCTCTTGGGCTAAACGTGGGAATTTCATACTGGCTTAAAAACTACAAGAGGAGTTTGGGGAACATAGACCTCCTTGATTATAATGAACCCAGAAGAGTGCTTTTTAGAAGGGTTTCCATGCTATCAACCCTTATTCTTTTTATAAACTTCTTGCTTTCTATGTATGTGCTTATAAAACACCTTAAAGGAGGTTCACTTGCAGGAGTATAGGGTTAACAAACAGATAAAGGCTAAGGAGGTAAGGTTAATAGACGAAAATGGAAAGCAGATAGGCATAGTTCCACTGCAGGAGGCTCTTAGAATAGCCAGCGAAAAGGGTCTTGACTTGGTAGAAGTTGCACCTCAAGCAAACCCTCCTGTATGTAAGATACTGGATTATGGTAAGTTCCTCTATGAGCTAAAGAAGAAGGAAAAGGAGGCAAGGAAGAAACAAAGAGAGCATGCCATTGATGTGAAGGACATGATGCTTTCGGTAAGGATTGACGAGCATGACCTTAAGGTAAAGCTAAAGCACATGAGAGAGTTTCTCATGGACGGGGACAAAGTAAGGGTAAGAATTCGCTTTAGAGGAAGGGAGCATCTCCACCCAGAGCTTGGTGATAGGTTAGCAAATAGAATAGTGGAAGAGTTATCGGACGTGGGACAGCTTGAGGCTCCAATAAAGAAGGAAGGAAACTTTCTAATCTTTGCCCTGCTCCCTAAAAAGAAGTAAATGAAAAAGGAAAAGACTTACTTTGTTTGCCAAGAGTGTGGATATTCAAGTCCAAAGTGGCTTGGAAAATGTCCTTCTTGTGGTGCTTGGAACTCTATGGTGGAGGAGAAGGAAACAAGGTCTCTCTCTGAAAGGGTAATAGTCAAGGCTACACCAAAACCTCTCCATCTTTGGGAAGAAAAAAACGCTCTACGGCTTAGCACGGGTTTTGAAAGTCTTGACTATGCTCTTGGTGGTGGGATAGTGAAAGGTCAAGTTTTGCTCCTTGCAGGCGAACCGGGCATAGGCAAGTCCACCCTCTTATTGCAGGTATGCGAAAGGTTTTCAAAGCTATATGGACCTGTTTTATATGTTTCTGGAGAGGAGTCTCCATCACAAATAGCCCTTAGAGCAAAAAGACTAAGAGTAGGTTCAGAAAGCCTTTTGGTGTTTCCAGAAACTAACCTTGAGATTATTCTGCAGACCCTGAGGGAAGAAAGACCTTCTCTCCTTGTGGTGGACTCGGTGCAAACCCTTTATAGCTCAAGCCTTGAGTCTTCGCCAGGCTCTGTTGCTCAAGTAAGAGAATGCACCTTTAGGCTCTCTGAGGTTTGCAAGGAGCTAAATATTCCCGTTTTTTTGGTGGGTCAGGTCAACAAAGAAGGCGTGCTTGCGGGTCCAAAGGTGCTGGAGCATATTGTGGACACGGTTCTTTATTTTGAGGGGGAGAGGTTTAACTTCTACAGGGTGGTCAAGGCGGTTAAAAACCGCTTTGGTGAGTCTGGGAACATGGCGGTCTTTAGGATGACAGGACAGGGGCTTGAGGAGGTTCAAGAGCCTTCCGCCTTTTTCCTGCAAGAGAGGGTTGGCTCTCCTGGGAGCGTGGTTTTTCCTCACACAGAAGGTAGCAAGCCAGTGCTTTTGGAGGTGCAAGCCCTAACCATACATGCACTATACACCACCCCTCAGAGAAAGACTCAAGGCTTTGACCCAAACCGCTTAGCTCTTATACTTGCAGTGCTTGAAAAGGAAGCAAAGGTCTTTACAAGAGACAGGGATGTGTTTGTAAACATAGTGGGTGGTGTAAGGGTGGAAGAGCCAGCCATAGACTTGGCGGTTGCCCTTGCAGTGGTAAGCTCCGTAAAGGATAAACCTGTTGGTGATGTGCTTATTTTTGGTGAGCTTGGTCTCTCTGGGGAGGTGAGGTCTGTCCACTTTGCACAGGAAAGGCTAAAGGAAGGTCTTCGCTTTGGCTTTAAGAAGGCTATAGTTCCAGAGGGTTGCAAAGTAGAATTGGAGGGTTTAGAAGTTTTTGGCGTAAGGCATATTAAAGAAGCCATTGAGCTTATAATCTAAAATGTGAAGGTGCTACTTGTGGAAGATGACAGGCTTTTGGGGGAGTCTCTTAAGGAGTATTTGGAGTCAGAAGGCTTTTTGGTGGACTGGATATACGATAGTAGGGAGTTTTTTGACCTTCTTGAGGTTTCTATATATGACGCCATTGTGCTTGACCTTATGATGCCTCATATAAGTGGTGAGGAACTTCTAAGAGAGCTAAGAGAAAAGGGAAACACCACCCCTGTGCTTATACTTACTGCAAAGGGTAGGATTGAGGACAAAGAAAAGTGCTTTTCTCTCGGTGCGGATGATTATCTTACAAAGCCTTTTGAACCCAGGGAGCTACTGCTAAGGCTCAGAGCCTTATACAGAAGAACAGTTAGACAAGAAAGGCTAAAGCTAAGGAATGTAGAAGTTGACCTAAGGGCTGGTAGGGTGTGGGTTGAAGGTAGGGAGATAAGGCTAAGTAAAAAGGAGTGGCTACTGTTTAAGTATCTGGTAGAAAACAGGGATAGGTTTGTCTCCACAAAGGAGCTCCTCAACTATGTGTGGGGCGATGAGCCAGTGGGGGACGAGGTGGTGAGGGCTCACATAAAGAACCTCAGAAGACTCTTGCCAGAGGGCTTTATAGTCTCTCAAAAGGGAAGGGGCTATAGAGTTGAAGCGTGAGAAATTCCTGCTTTATCTTTCTCTCTTTACCCTTTTGGTGGCTGGTTTTGGACTTATAAACCTCGTAGTGTTTCTTGAAATTAAAAGGCTCATTGAGGAGAACTCCTACAGGCTTGCCTATCAGCACTTTATAACCCATCTCCAAAACCCACACCATATAGGAGACAAAGACTTTGTTATAAACCCACCTGCAGTTGAAGGATACAGGATATATGTCTTTGAAGCTCCGGAAAACCCATTAAAGAGCGTAAGGGTAGGTATAAGGGAAGAGTTTCTTAGGGAAAGGAAGGACAGCATAATGAAAAGACTTCTGGTGGCAGAATTTTTCCTAATTTTTATGCTTGTTTTTCTCTATCAGAGGATTATTGAGGAGTATTTTTCAAGGCTAAAGGGAAAGGAGGAATGGATAAAGTCCCTTATGCTATCTCTTACCCATAGACTTGGAAACTTTATAGCCACACAAAAAGTCCTTTTGGCTATGTTAAAAAAATCCTATCCTCAAGATGAAAAGATAAGGAGGTTGGAAAGAAGTCTCCACAAGGTTCAAAGGGAGCTAAGCCTGTTTATAAACTCAGTTAAGGAAGGGAGAGAAAACAAGAGAGAGAATATCCAGTTGGAAGACTTGATAAAAAAGACCCTTAGCTTTTTTGAAGAGGAGCTAAAGGCTAAAAGGCTCATATTGAGAACTGAAAGACTATTTGTATACATGAACAAGGAGGACCTTGAGGATGTGCTCTACAACCTCATAGGCAATGCCATAAGGCACTCAAGAGAACTTATCCACATAAAGGTCTGTGCGAAAAAAGGGCTTTTGGTGATAAGGAACGACCTTGGTGGTGAGGTAAAGCACGGTATGGGGTTGGGTGTAGAACTTACACGCATGGTCTTAAGGAGATACAACTTTGGCTTACAGATAAGCCTAAAAAGGCACTATACCGCCTTTGTGCTCTTTAAAAGGCAGGGCTAAACTCTACCCTTGTTTGAATTCCAGAATTAAGGTCCTTAAGGGTATAAAAGCCACCAGCCATCTCCTCTTCTCCCACTATGACTGCATAATCCGCCCTTATCTTGTTGGCAAGCTCAAGCTGTTTTTTGAGACCGCCTCTTTTGTAAGAGACCTCAACCCTTTTGCCCTCTGCCCTGAGAGCCTTTGCTACCTGCAAGGCATAGGGTAGAACATCACCAAAGGGTATGACCAAGTATAGTGGGTCTTCTGGAGGAAGGTTTTTCACAAGCATGGAAAGCCTTTCTAATCCTACCGCAAAGCCTATGGCTGGAGTGGGAGGTCCACCTATTTCCTCCACAAGGTAATCATACCTACCACCTGCTATCACGGTAATATCAAGCTCCTCAGAGACCGCCTCAAAAACTGTCTTTGTGTAGTAGTCAAGTCCTCTCACAAGGTTTGGATTTTCTCTGTAGGGTATAGACATGGCATTTAAATATTCCTTTAGCTTTGAGTAGTGCTCTTTACACTCCTTGCACAGAAAGTCCACCATCTTAGGAGCATCCTTGACTGCAGACTTACAGGTTGGCACCTTGCAGTCTAAGACCCTAAGAGGGTTTCTGTCCTTTCTATCAAGGCAGACTTCACAGAGATGCTCCTCCACACCTGCAAGATAGGCACTCAAAGCATCTCTATAGGCAGGTCTGCAAACCTTACATCCTATGGAGTTTATCTCTATTACCGCCTTAATACCAAGCTCAGAAAGTATCTCATAGACAAGACCTATAAGCTCCGCATCCACCACAGGCTCAAGGCTTCCAAAAACCTCCGCACCCAGTTGATGAAACTGTCTGTATCTGCCAGCCTGTGGACGCTCGTAGCGAAACATGGGACCCTCATAGAAAAGTTTCACATAAGGCTTTAAGGCATATAGCCTGTTTTGAACGTAGGCTCTAACCGCGCCTGCAGTGCCCTCAGGTCTAAGGGCAAGCCATCTACCCTTTCTATCCTGAAAGGTAAACATCTCCTTTTGGACTATGTCCGTTGCCTCTCCTATGCTCCTTTGGAATACCTCCACATATTCCACCACAGGAAGCACTATCTCTTCAAAGTTATAAAGCCTTAGCTTTTCTCTTATAAGGTTAGAAATATACCTGAACCTTTTTAGGTCTTCTCCATAAATATCGTGAAAGCCTCTTACACTTTGAAACTCAGGCATAGAGAATAATTATAGTCCTCTCCCAGACTAAAGAACCCTCTATTTTTCACTCTCCAAAAGGCAAGGTTATCATAGCTACTGTAGTGCAGTAGTGATATATTTATACATGATGAATCGCATATTTGTATGGGGTGTGAACTTCAAAACCGCTCCAGTGGAACAGAGGGAGCTTTTGGCTTGTAGCAGGGAAGATGCTTACTATCTTTTACCACCCCTTAAAACTATAAGTGGCATAGTAGAGATAATGCTCCTGTCTACCTGTAATAGGGTGGAAGTTTACACAGTCGCAGAAAGCTATGAGTCTATGAATAGGTTAATCCTTGAATTTCTACAATTAAAGGGTGTGGATGTGAGGCTTAGAAGAAACTCCTTCTTCTTAGAAGATAAACATGCGGTTGCTCACATCTTTAGAGTTGCAAGCGGGCTTGAATCCATGGTGGTGGGAGAAACGCAGATAGTAAACCAGTTTAAAGAGGCATACAGAATAGCGAAAGAGCTCCAATGCACTGGCAAGGTTCTCAATAGACTATACGAGAAGGCTCTTAGAACTGCCAAGAGGGTGCGCACAGAGACTGGTATTAGCAAAAACGCAGTTTCAGTAAGCTATGTAGCTGTAGAGCTTGCCAAAAGGATATTCGGAAACCTTGCAAAGACAAAGGTTCTCCTTGTGGGTGCTGGTGAAATGGCTGAGCTTTCCGCGAAATATCTTAAAAAACTCCAAGCACATCTTTTTATAACTAATAGGACATACGAAAGAGCGGTGGAATTAGCAAAAGAGCTTGAAGGACACGTGCTAAGATTTGAAGAGCTTTCTGAACATCTCCATGAATTTGATATAGTAATAGTCTCGACAGGGAGTAAGAAGTTTATCATAGACGCTCCTATGGTCAAAAAGGCGATAAGGAAAAGAAACTACAAACCTATCTTTTTCATTGATATATCTGTTCCCAGGAATGTAGACCCCGAGGTTAATAAGGTTGATGAAGTGTTTCTCTACGATATAGATGACCTACAAGAGGTTGCAGAGAAGAACCTAAAGGAGAGACTAAAGGAGAAAGAAAAGGGAGAGATAATAGTATGGGATGAGGTGAGTAAGTTCATGAAGTGGTTGGAGTTTCTTAAGGTTGAAAAACACATAGTAAGCATAAAAAGGGTATGGAGAGAGGTAGAAGAGAGGGAACCGATGGTTAGAAAGCTAATTCACAATGCGATGGAAGAGATAAGAAAAGACCCTTCCCTTGCAGAAAAGTTAGTTAAAATATTCTTGCAGGAGGTGGAATATGCAAACACATAGTGAAGGCTACCCTATGTCTATAACGGAGTTAATGGAACTTGAAAGTGAATACTCCATAAAGGCTTATGTGCTTATAAAAGCAGACCCCAGGGAAATCCCCTCCATAATGCTTGCCCTTTCAACCTTTGAAGGCATAAAAACCGCAGACGTAGTGA belongs to Aquificaceae bacterium and includes:
- the radA gene encoding DNA repair protein RadA, which translates into the protein MKKEKTYFVCQECGYSSPKWLGKCPSCGAWNSMVEEKETRSLSERVIVKATPKPLHLWEEKNALRLSTGFESLDYALGGGIVKGQVLLLAGEPGIGKSTLLLQVCERFSKLYGPVLYVSGEESPSQIALRAKRLRVGSESLLVFPETNLEIILQTLREERPSLLVVDSVQTLYSSSLESSPGSVAQVRECTFRLSEVCKELNIPVFLVGQVNKEGVLAGPKVLEHIVDTVLYFEGERFNFYRVVKAVKNRFGESGNMAVFRMTGQGLEEVQEPSAFFLQERVGSPGSVVFPHTEGSKPVLLEVQALTIHALYTTPQRKTQGFDPNRLALILAVLEKEAKVFTRDRDVFVNIVGGVRVEEPAIDLAVALAVVSSVKDKPVGDVLIFGELGLSGEVRSVHFAQERLKEGLRFGFKKAIVPEGCKVELEGLEVFGVRHIKEAIELII
- a CDS encoding Lrp/AsnC ligand binding domain-containing protein, translating into MQTHSEGYPMSITELMELESEYSIKAYVLIKADPREIPSIMLALSTFEGIKTADVVTGPYDIIVFAEVKNQDELGRLVISKIHSLEGVKEALTCVVVRI
- the hemA gene encoding glutamyl-tRNA reductase is translated as MMNRIFVWGVNFKTAPVEQRELLACSREDAYYLLPPLKTISGIVEIMLLSTCNRVEVYTVAESYESMNRLILEFLQLKGVDVRLRRNSFFLEDKHAVAHIFRVASGLESMVVGETQIVNQFKEAYRIAKELQCTGKVLNRLYEKALRTAKRVRTETGISKNAVSVSYVAVELAKRIFGNLAKTKVLLVGAGEMAELSAKYLKKLQAHLFITNRTYERAVELAKELEGHVLRFEELSEHLHEFDIVIVSTGSKKFIIDAPMVKKAIRKRNYKPIFFIDISVPRNVDPEVNKVDEVFLYDIDDLQEVAEKNLKERLKEKEKGEIIVWDEVSKFMKWLEFLKVEKHIVSIKRVWREVEEREPMVRKLIHNAMEEIRKDPSLAEKLVKIFLQEVEYANT
- the infC gene encoding translation initiation factor IF-3, coding for MQEYRVNKQIKAKEVRLIDENGKQIGIVPLQEALRIASEKGLDLVEVAPQANPPVCKILDYGKFLYELKKKEKEARKKQREHAIDVKDMMLSVRIDEHDLKVKLKHMREFLMDGDKVRVRIRFRGREHLHPELGDRLANRIVEELSDVGQLEAPIKKEGNFLIFALLPKKK
- a CDS encoding response regulator transcription factor, coding for MKVLLVEDDRLLGESLKEYLESEGFLVDWIYDSREFFDLLEVSIYDAIVLDLMMPHISGEELLRELREKGNTTPVLILTAKGRIEDKEKCFSLGADDYLTKPFEPRELLLRLRALYRRTVRQERLKLRNVEVDLRAGRVWVEGREIRLSKKEWLLFKYLVENRDRFVSTKELLNYVWGDEPVGDEVVRAHIKNLRRLLPEGFIVSQKGRGYRVEA
- the hisS gene encoding histidine--tRNA ligase; the encoded protein is MPEFQSVRGFHDIYGEDLKRFRYISNLIREKLRLYNFEEIVLPVVEYVEVFQRSIGEATDIVQKEMFTFQDRKGRWLALRPEGTAGAVRAYVQNRLYALKPYVKLFYEGPMFRYERPQAGRYRQFHQLGAEVFGSLEPVVDAELIGLVYEILSELGIKAVIEINSIGCKVCRPAYRDALSAYLAGVEEHLCEVCLDRKDRNPLRVLDCKVPTCKSAVKDAPKMVDFLCKECKEHYSKLKEYLNAMSIPYRENPNLVRGLDYYTKTVFEAVSEELDITVIAGGRYDYLVEEIGGPPTPAIGFAVGLERLSMLVKNLPPEDPLYLVIPFGDVLPYALQVAKALRAEGKRVEVSYKRGGLKKQLELANKIRADYAVIVGEEEMAGGFYTLKDLNSGIQTRVEFSPAF